The Manis javanica isolate MJ-LG chromosome 2, MJ_LKY, whole genome shotgun sequence genome contains a region encoding:
- the SH3GLB2 gene encoding endophilin-B2 isoform X8, translating into MDFNMKKLASDAGIFFTRAVQFTEEKFGQAEKTELDAHFENLLARADSTKNWTEKILRQTEVLLQPNPSARVEEFLYEKLDRKVPSRVTGGELLAQYMAEAASELGPTTPYGKTLIKVAEAEKRLGAAERDFIHTASINFLTPLRNFLEGDWKTISKERRLLQNRRLDLDACKARLKKAKAAEAKATAEQELRVAQTEFDRQAEVTRLLLEGISSTHVNHLRCLHEFVESQTTYYAQCYRHMLDLQKQLGSSQGAIFPGTFVGTTEPASPPLSSTSPTTTAATMPMGPSVAGLAPPAEAALCLEEVAPPSSGTRKARVLYDYEAADSSELALLADELITVYSLPGMDPDWLIGERGNRKGKVPVTYLELLS; encoded by the exons TTCACAGAGGAGAAATTCGGCCAGGCCGAGAAGACCGAGCTTGATGCCCACTTTGAAAACCTGCTGGCCCGGGCGGACAGCACCAAGAACTGGACAGAGAAAATCCTGCGGCAGACAGAGGTGCTGCTGCAGCCCAACCCCA GTGCCCGAGTGGAGGAGTTCCTGTATGAGAAGCTGGACAGGAAGGTGCCCTCCAGAGTCACCGGTGGGGAGCTGCTGGCTCAGTACATGGCAGAGGCAGCCAGTGAGCTGGGCCCCACCACCCCCTACG GGAAAACACTGATCAAGGTGGCAGAAGCAGAAAAGCGCCTAGGAGCTGCAGAGAGGGATTTTATCCACACAGCCTCCATCAACTTCCTCACACCCCTGCGCAACTTCCTGGAAGGGGACTGGAAGACAATTTCG AAAGAGAGGCGGCTCCTTCAAAACCGGCGCCTGGACTTGGATGCCTGCAAAGCACGGCTGAAGAAGGCCAAGGCTGCAGAAGCTAAAGCCACG GCTGAGCAGGAGCTCCGAGTGGCTCAGACAGAGTTTGACCGGCAGGCAGAAGTGACCCGTCTCCTACTGGAGGGCATCAGTAGCACTCAC GTGAACCACCTCCGCTGCCTCCACGAGTTCGTGGAGTCTCAGACAACTTACTATGCGCAGTGCTACCGCCACATGCTGGACTTGCAGAAACAGTTGGGCAG CTCCCAGGGAGCCAT ATTTCCAGGCACCTTTGTGGGCACCACGGAGcccgcctccccacccctcagcaGCACGTCACCCACCACCACCGCAGCCACAATGCCTATGGGACCCTCTGTGGCTGGCCTGGCCCCTCCAGCAGAGGCGGCTCTCTGCCTGGAAGAGGTGGCCCCACCTTCCAGCGGAACCCGGAAGGCCCGGGTTCTCTACGACTACGAGGCGGCCGATAGCAGTGAGCTGGCCCTGCTGGCTGATGAG CTCATCACTGTCTACAGCCTGCCTGGCATGGACCCCGACTGGCTCATTGGCGAGAGAGGCAACAGGAAGGGCAAGGTCCCTGTCACCTACTTGGAGCTGCTCAGCTAA
- the SH3GLB2 gene encoding endophilin-B2 isoform X9 produces MDFNMKKLASDAGIFFTRAVQFTEEKFGQAEKTELDAHFENLLARADSTKNWTEKILRQTEVLLQPNPSARVEEFLYEKLDRKVPSRVTGGELLAQYMAEAASELGPTTPYGKTLIKVAEAEKRLGAAERDFIHTASINFLTPLRNFLEGDWKTISKERRLLQNRRLDLDACKARLKKAKAAEAKATAEQELRVAQTEFDRQAEVTRLLLEGISSTHVNHLRCLHEFVESQTTYYAQCYRHMLDLQKQLGRFPGTFVGTTEPASPPLSSTSPTTTAATMPMGPSVAGLAPPAEAALCLEEVAPPSSGTRKARVLYDYEAADSSELALLADELITVYSLPGMDPDWLIGERGNRKGKVPVTYLELLS; encoded by the exons TTCACAGAGGAGAAATTCGGCCAGGCCGAGAAGACCGAGCTTGATGCCCACTTTGAAAACCTGCTGGCCCGGGCGGACAGCACCAAGAACTGGACAGAGAAAATCCTGCGGCAGACAGAGGTGCTGCTGCAGCCCAACCCCA GTGCCCGAGTGGAGGAGTTCCTGTATGAGAAGCTGGACAGGAAGGTGCCCTCCAGAGTCACCGGTGGGGAGCTGCTGGCTCAGTACATGGCAGAGGCAGCCAGTGAGCTGGGCCCCACCACCCCCTACG GGAAAACACTGATCAAGGTGGCAGAAGCAGAAAAGCGCCTAGGAGCTGCAGAGAGGGATTTTATCCACACAGCCTCCATCAACTTCCTCACACCCCTGCGCAACTTCCTGGAAGGGGACTGGAAGACAATTTCG AAAGAGAGGCGGCTCCTTCAAAACCGGCGCCTGGACTTGGATGCCTGCAAAGCACGGCTGAAGAAGGCCAAGGCTGCAGAAGCTAAAGCCACG GCTGAGCAGGAGCTCCGAGTGGCTCAGACAGAGTTTGACCGGCAGGCAGAAGTGACCCGTCTCCTACTGGAGGGCATCAGTAGCACTCAC GTGAACCACCTCCGCTGCCTCCACGAGTTCGTGGAGTCTCAGACAACTTACTATGCGCAGTGCTACCGCCACATGCTGGACTTGCAGAAACAGTTGGGCAG ATTTCCAGGCACCTTTGTGGGCACCACGGAGcccgcctccccacccctcagcaGCACGTCACCCACCACCACCGCAGCCACAATGCCTATGGGACCCTCTGTGGCTGGCCTGGCCCCTCCAGCAGAGGCGGCTCTCTGCCTGGAAGAGGTGGCCCCACCTTCCAGCGGAACCCGGAAGGCCCGGGTTCTCTACGACTACGAGGCGGCCGATAGCAGTGAGCTGGCCCTGCTGGCTGATGAG CTCATCACTGTCTACAGCCTGCCTGGCATGGACCCCGACTGGCTCATTGGCGAGAGAGGCAACAGGAAGGGCAAGGTCCCTGTCACCTACTTGGAGCTGCTCAGCTAA
- the SH3GLB2 gene encoding endophilin-B2 isoform X7, whose product MDFNMKKLASDAGIFFTRAVQFTEEKFGQAEKTELDAHFENLLARADSTKNWTEKILRQTEVLLQPNPSARVEEFLYEKLDRKVPSRVTGGELLAQYMAEAASELGPTTPYGKTLIKVAEAEKRLGAAERDFIHTASINFLTPLRNFLEGDWKTISKERRLLQNRRLDLDACKARLKKAKAAEAKATLWNDEVDKAEQELRVAQTEFDRQAEVTRLLLEGISSTHVNHLRCLHEFVESQTTYYAQCYRHMLDLQKQLGRFPGTFVGTTEPASPPLSSTSPTTTAATMPMGPSVAGLAPPAEAALCLEEVAPPSSGTRKARVLYDYEAADSSELALLADELITVYSLPGMDPDWLIGERGNRKGKVPVTYLELLS is encoded by the exons TTCACAGAGGAGAAATTCGGCCAGGCCGAGAAGACCGAGCTTGATGCCCACTTTGAAAACCTGCTGGCCCGGGCGGACAGCACCAAGAACTGGACAGAGAAAATCCTGCGGCAGACAGAGGTGCTGCTGCAGCCCAACCCCA GTGCCCGAGTGGAGGAGTTCCTGTATGAGAAGCTGGACAGGAAGGTGCCCTCCAGAGTCACCGGTGGGGAGCTGCTGGCTCAGTACATGGCAGAGGCAGCCAGTGAGCTGGGCCCCACCACCCCCTACG GGAAAACACTGATCAAGGTGGCAGAAGCAGAAAAGCGCCTAGGAGCTGCAGAGAGGGATTTTATCCACACAGCCTCCATCAACTTCCTCACACCCCTGCGCAACTTCCTGGAAGGGGACTGGAAGACAATTTCG AAAGAGAGGCGGCTCCTTCAAAACCGGCGCCTGGACTTGGATGCCTGCAAAGCACGGCTGAAGAAGGCCAAGGCTGCAGAAGCTAAAGCCACG CTCTGGAATGATGAGGTGGACAAG GCTGAGCAGGAGCTCCGAGTGGCTCAGACAGAGTTTGACCGGCAGGCAGAAGTGACCCGTCTCCTACTGGAGGGCATCAGTAGCACTCAC GTGAACCACCTCCGCTGCCTCCACGAGTTCGTGGAGTCTCAGACAACTTACTATGCGCAGTGCTACCGCCACATGCTGGACTTGCAGAAACAGTTGGGCAG ATTTCCAGGCACCTTTGTGGGCACCACGGAGcccgcctccccacccctcagcaGCACGTCACCCACCACCACCGCAGCCACAATGCCTATGGGACCCTCTGTGGCTGGCCTGGCCCCTCCAGCAGAGGCGGCTCTCTGCCTGGAAGAGGTGGCCCCACCTTCCAGCGGAACCCGGAAGGCCCGGGTTCTCTACGACTACGAGGCGGCCGATAGCAGTGAGCTGGCCCTGCTGGCTGATGAG CTCATCACTGTCTACAGCCTGCCTGGCATGGACCCCGACTGGCTCATTGGCGAGAGAGGCAACAGGAAGGGCAAGGTCCCTGTCACCTACTTGGAGCTGCTCAGCTAA
- the SH3GLB2 gene encoding endophilin-B2 isoform X2, with the protein MDFNMKKLASDAGIFFTRAVQFTEEKFGQAEKTELDAHFENLLARADSTKNWTEKILRQTEVLLQPNPSARVEEFLYEKLDRKVPSRVTGGELLAQYMAEAASELGPTTPYGKTLIKVAEAEKRLGAAERDFIHTASINFLTPLRNFLEGDWKTISKERRLLQNRRLDLDACKARLKKAKAAEAKATTVPDFQETRPRNYILSASASATLDDTSCPPSWASWKEDYPGGWSMPCIFLLPLNPSVTQARGCLSLPKDRKLWNDEVDKAEQELRVAQTEFDRQAEVTRLLLEGISSTHVNHLRCLHEFVESQTTYYAQCYRHMLDLQKQLGRFPGTFVGTTEPASPPLSSTSPTTTAATMPMGPSVAGLAPPAEAALCLEEVAPPSSGTRKARVLYDYEAADSSELALLADELITVYSLPGMDPDWLIGERGNRKGKVPVTYLELLS; encoded by the exons TTCACAGAGGAGAAATTCGGCCAGGCCGAGAAGACCGAGCTTGATGCCCACTTTGAAAACCTGCTGGCCCGGGCGGACAGCACCAAGAACTGGACAGAGAAAATCCTGCGGCAGACAGAGGTGCTGCTGCAGCCCAACCCCA GTGCCCGAGTGGAGGAGTTCCTGTATGAGAAGCTGGACAGGAAGGTGCCCTCCAGAGTCACCGGTGGGGAGCTGCTGGCTCAGTACATGGCAGAGGCAGCCAGTGAGCTGGGCCCCACCACCCCCTACG GGAAAACACTGATCAAGGTGGCAGAAGCAGAAAAGCGCCTAGGAGCTGCAGAGAGGGATTTTATCCACACAGCCTCCATCAACTTCCTCACACCCCTGCGCAACTTCCTGGAAGGGGACTGGAAGACAATTTCG AAAGAGAGGCGGCTCCTTCAAAACCGGCGCCTGGACTTGGATGCCTGCAAAGCACGGCTGAAGAAGGCCAAGGCTGCAGAAGCTAAAGCCACG ACGGTGCCTGACTTTCAGGAGACTAGACCTCGTAATTACATTCTCTCGGCCAGCGCCTCCGCG ACTCTGGATGACACTTCCTGCCCCCCTTCCTGGGCCTCGTGGAAGGAGGATTATCCCGGAGGGTGGAGCATgccctgtatttttcttttgccacTGAACCCCAGTGTGACTCAGGCCCGAGGCTGCCTTTCTCTGCCGAAGGACAGAAAG CTCTGGAATGATGAGGTGGACAAG GCTGAGCAGGAGCTCCGAGTGGCTCAGACAGAGTTTGACCGGCAGGCAGAAGTGACCCGTCTCCTACTGGAGGGCATCAGTAGCACTCAC GTGAACCACCTCCGCTGCCTCCACGAGTTCGTGGAGTCTCAGACAACTTACTATGCGCAGTGCTACCGCCACATGCTGGACTTGCAGAAACAGTTGGGCAG ATTTCCAGGCACCTTTGTGGGCACCACGGAGcccgcctccccacccctcagcaGCACGTCACCCACCACCACCGCAGCCACAATGCCTATGGGACCCTCTGTGGCTGGCCTGGCCCCTCCAGCAGAGGCGGCTCTCTGCCTGGAAGAGGTGGCCCCACCTTCCAGCGGAACCCGGAAGGCCCGGGTTCTCTACGACTACGAGGCGGCCGATAGCAGTGAGCTGGCCCTGCTGGCTGATGAG CTCATCACTGTCTACAGCCTGCCTGGCATGGACCCCGACTGGCTCATTGGCGAGAGAGGCAACAGGAAGGGCAAGGTCCCTGTCACCTACTTGGAGCTGCTCAGCTAA
- the SH3GLB2 gene encoding endophilin-B2 isoform X4, translating into MDFNMKKLASDAGIFFTRAVQFTEEKFGQAEKTELDAHFENLLARADSTKNWTEKILRQTEVLLQPNPSARVEEFLYEKLDRKVPSRVTGGELLAQYMAEAASELGPTTPYGKTLIKVAEAEKRLGAAERDFIHTASINFLTPLRNFLEGDWKTISKERRLLQNRRLDLDACKARLKKAKAAEAKATTVPDFQETRPRNYILSASASALWNDEVDKAEQELRVAQTEFDRQAEVTRLLLEGISSTHVNHLRCLHEFVESQTTYYAQCYRHMLDLQKQLGSSQGAIFPGTFVGTTEPASPPLSSTSPTTTAATMPMGPSVAGLAPPAEAALCLEEVAPPSSGTRKARVLYDYEAADSSELALLADELITVYSLPGMDPDWLIGERGNRKGKVPVTYLELLS; encoded by the exons TTCACAGAGGAGAAATTCGGCCAGGCCGAGAAGACCGAGCTTGATGCCCACTTTGAAAACCTGCTGGCCCGGGCGGACAGCACCAAGAACTGGACAGAGAAAATCCTGCGGCAGACAGAGGTGCTGCTGCAGCCCAACCCCA GTGCCCGAGTGGAGGAGTTCCTGTATGAGAAGCTGGACAGGAAGGTGCCCTCCAGAGTCACCGGTGGGGAGCTGCTGGCTCAGTACATGGCAGAGGCAGCCAGTGAGCTGGGCCCCACCACCCCCTACG GGAAAACACTGATCAAGGTGGCAGAAGCAGAAAAGCGCCTAGGAGCTGCAGAGAGGGATTTTATCCACACAGCCTCCATCAACTTCCTCACACCCCTGCGCAACTTCCTGGAAGGGGACTGGAAGACAATTTCG AAAGAGAGGCGGCTCCTTCAAAACCGGCGCCTGGACTTGGATGCCTGCAAAGCACGGCTGAAGAAGGCCAAGGCTGCAGAAGCTAAAGCCACG ACGGTGCCTGACTTTCAGGAGACTAGACCTCGTAATTACATTCTCTCGGCCAGCGCCTCCGCG CTCTGGAATGATGAGGTGGACAAG GCTGAGCAGGAGCTCCGAGTGGCTCAGACAGAGTTTGACCGGCAGGCAGAAGTGACCCGTCTCCTACTGGAGGGCATCAGTAGCACTCAC GTGAACCACCTCCGCTGCCTCCACGAGTTCGTGGAGTCTCAGACAACTTACTATGCGCAGTGCTACCGCCACATGCTGGACTTGCAGAAACAGTTGGGCAG CTCCCAGGGAGCCAT ATTTCCAGGCACCTTTGTGGGCACCACGGAGcccgcctccccacccctcagcaGCACGTCACCCACCACCACCGCAGCCACAATGCCTATGGGACCCTCTGTGGCTGGCCTGGCCCCTCCAGCAGAGGCGGCTCTCTGCCTGGAAGAGGTGGCCCCACCTTCCAGCGGAACCCGGAAGGCCCGGGTTCTCTACGACTACGAGGCGGCCGATAGCAGTGAGCTGGCCCTGCTGGCTGATGAG CTCATCACTGTCTACAGCCTGCCTGGCATGGACCCCGACTGGCTCATTGGCGAGAGAGGCAACAGGAAGGGCAAGGTCCCTGTCACCTACTTGGAGCTGCTCAGCTAA
- the SH3GLB2 gene encoding endophilin-B2 isoform X5, with protein sequence MDFNMKKLASDAGIFFTRAVQFTEEKFGQAEKTELDAHFENLLARADSTKNWTEKILRQTEVLLQPNPSARVEEFLYEKLDRKVPSRVTGGELLAQYMAEAASELGPTTPYGKTLIKVAEAEKRLGAAERDFIHTASINFLTPLRNFLEGDWKTISKERRLLQNRRLDLDACKARLKKAKAAEAKATTVPDFQETRPRNYILSASASALWNDEVDKAEQELRVAQTEFDRQAEVTRLLLEGISSTHVNHLRCLHEFVESQTTYYAQCYRHMLDLQKQLGRFPGTFVGTTEPASPPLSSTSPTTTAATMPMGPSVAGLAPPAEAALCLEEVAPPSSGTRKARVLYDYEAADSSELALLADELITVYSLPGMDPDWLIGERGNRKGKVPVTYLELLS encoded by the exons TTCACAGAGGAGAAATTCGGCCAGGCCGAGAAGACCGAGCTTGATGCCCACTTTGAAAACCTGCTGGCCCGGGCGGACAGCACCAAGAACTGGACAGAGAAAATCCTGCGGCAGACAGAGGTGCTGCTGCAGCCCAACCCCA GTGCCCGAGTGGAGGAGTTCCTGTATGAGAAGCTGGACAGGAAGGTGCCCTCCAGAGTCACCGGTGGGGAGCTGCTGGCTCAGTACATGGCAGAGGCAGCCAGTGAGCTGGGCCCCACCACCCCCTACG GGAAAACACTGATCAAGGTGGCAGAAGCAGAAAAGCGCCTAGGAGCTGCAGAGAGGGATTTTATCCACACAGCCTCCATCAACTTCCTCACACCCCTGCGCAACTTCCTGGAAGGGGACTGGAAGACAATTTCG AAAGAGAGGCGGCTCCTTCAAAACCGGCGCCTGGACTTGGATGCCTGCAAAGCACGGCTGAAGAAGGCCAAGGCTGCAGAAGCTAAAGCCACG ACGGTGCCTGACTTTCAGGAGACTAGACCTCGTAATTACATTCTCTCGGCCAGCGCCTCCGCG CTCTGGAATGATGAGGTGGACAAG GCTGAGCAGGAGCTCCGAGTGGCTCAGACAGAGTTTGACCGGCAGGCAGAAGTGACCCGTCTCCTACTGGAGGGCATCAGTAGCACTCAC GTGAACCACCTCCGCTGCCTCCACGAGTTCGTGGAGTCTCAGACAACTTACTATGCGCAGTGCTACCGCCACATGCTGGACTTGCAGAAACAGTTGGGCAG ATTTCCAGGCACCTTTGTGGGCACCACGGAGcccgcctccccacccctcagcaGCACGTCACCCACCACCACCGCAGCCACAATGCCTATGGGACCCTCTGTGGCTGGCCTGGCCCCTCCAGCAGAGGCGGCTCTCTGCCTGGAAGAGGTGGCCCCACCTTCCAGCGGAACCCGGAAGGCCCGGGTTCTCTACGACTACGAGGCGGCCGATAGCAGTGAGCTGGCCCTGCTGGCTGATGAG CTCATCACTGTCTACAGCCTGCCTGGCATGGACCCCGACTGGCTCATTGGCGAGAGAGGCAACAGGAAGGGCAAGGTCCCTGTCACCTACTTGGAGCTGCTCAGCTAA
- the SH3GLB2 gene encoding endophilin-B2 isoform X3 — MDFNMKKLASDAGIFFTRAVQFTEEKFGQAEKTELDAHFENLLARADSTKNWTEKILRQTEVLLQPNPSARVEEFLYEKLDRKVPSRVTGGELLAQYMAEAASELGPTTPYGKTLIKVAEAEKRLGAAERDFIHTASINFLTPLRNFLEGDWKTISKERRLLQNRRLDLDACKARLKKAKAAEAKATTVPDFQETRPRNYILSASASATLDDTSCPPSWASWKEDYPGGWSMPCIFLLPLNPSVTQARGCLSLPKDRKLWNDEVDKAEQELRVAQTEFDRQAEVTRLLLEGISSTHVNHLRCLHEFVESQTTYYAQCYRHMLDLQKQLGRCPPGAPGSQGPMSCPLPPGTRTHGISRHLCGHHGARLPTPQQHVTHHHRSHNAYGTLCGWPGPSSRGGSLPGRGGPTFQRNPEGPGSLRLRGGR; from the exons TTCACAGAGGAGAAATTCGGCCAGGCCGAGAAGACCGAGCTTGATGCCCACTTTGAAAACCTGCTGGCCCGGGCGGACAGCACCAAGAACTGGACAGAGAAAATCCTGCGGCAGACAGAGGTGCTGCTGCAGCCCAACCCCA GTGCCCGAGTGGAGGAGTTCCTGTATGAGAAGCTGGACAGGAAGGTGCCCTCCAGAGTCACCGGTGGGGAGCTGCTGGCTCAGTACATGGCAGAGGCAGCCAGTGAGCTGGGCCCCACCACCCCCTACG GGAAAACACTGATCAAGGTGGCAGAAGCAGAAAAGCGCCTAGGAGCTGCAGAGAGGGATTTTATCCACACAGCCTCCATCAACTTCCTCACACCCCTGCGCAACTTCCTGGAAGGGGACTGGAAGACAATTTCG AAAGAGAGGCGGCTCCTTCAAAACCGGCGCCTGGACTTGGATGCCTGCAAAGCACGGCTGAAGAAGGCCAAGGCTGCAGAAGCTAAAGCCACG ACGGTGCCTGACTTTCAGGAGACTAGACCTCGTAATTACATTCTCTCGGCCAGCGCCTCCGCG ACTCTGGATGACACTTCCTGCCCCCCTTCCTGGGCCTCGTGGAAGGAGGATTATCCCGGAGGGTGGAGCATgccctgtatttttcttttgccacTGAACCCCAGTGTGACTCAGGCCCGAGGCTGCCTTTCTCTGCCGAAGGACAGAAAG CTCTGGAATGATGAGGTGGACAAG GCTGAGCAGGAGCTCCGAGTGGCTCAGACAGAGTTTGACCGGCAGGCAGAAGTGACCCGTCTCCTACTGGAGGGCATCAGTAGCACTCAC GTGAACCACCTCCGCTGCCTCCACGAGTTCGTGGAGTCTCAGACAACTTACTATGCGCAGTGCTACCGCCACATGCTGGACTTGCAGAAACAGTTGGGCAGGTGCCCACCAGGGGCCCCTGGCTCCCAAGGCCCAATGAGCTGCCCCCTTCCCCCGGGCACGAGGACACATGGG ATTTCCAGGCACCTTTGTGGGCACCACGGAGcccgcctccccacccctcagcaGCACGTCACCCACCACCACCGCAGCCACAATGCCTATGGGACCCTCTGTGGCTGGCCTGGCCCCTCCAGCAGAGGCGGCTCTCTGCCTGGAAGAGGTGGCCCCACCTTCCAGCGGAACCCGGAAGGCCCGGGTTCTCTACGACTACGAGGCGGCCGATAG
- the SH3GLB2 gene encoding endophilin-B2 isoform X6 yields MDFNMKKLASDAGIFFTRAVQFTEEKFGQAEKTELDAHFENLLARADSTKNWTEKILRQTEVLLQPNPSARVEEFLYEKLDRKVPSRVTGGELLAQYMAEAASELGPTTPYGKTLIKVAEAEKRLGAAERDFIHTASINFLTPLRNFLEGDWKTISKERRLLQNRRLDLDACKARLKKAKAAEAKATLWNDEVDKAEQELRVAQTEFDRQAEVTRLLLEGISSTHVNHLRCLHEFVESQTTYYAQCYRHMLDLQKQLGSSQGAIFPGTFVGTTEPASPPLSSTSPTTTAATMPMGPSVAGLAPPAEAALCLEEVAPPSSGTRKARVLYDYEAADSSELALLADELITVYSLPGMDPDWLIGERGNRKGKVPVTYLELLS; encoded by the exons TTCACAGAGGAGAAATTCGGCCAGGCCGAGAAGACCGAGCTTGATGCCCACTTTGAAAACCTGCTGGCCCGGGCGGACAGCACCAAGAACTGGACAGAGAAAATCCTGCGGCAGACAGAGGTGCTGCTGCAGCCCAACCCCA GTGCCCGAGTGGAGGAGTTCCTGTATGAGAAGCTGGACAGGAAGGTGCCCTCCAGAGTCACCGGTGGGGAGCTGCTGGCTCAGTACATGGCAGAGGCAGCCAGTGAGCTGGGCCCCACCACCCCCTACG GGAAAACACTGATCAAGGTGGCAGAAGCAGAAAAGCGCCTAGGAGCTGCAGAGAGGGATTTTATCCACACAGCCTCCATCAACTTCCTCACACCCCTGCGCAACTTCCTGGAAGGGGACTGGAAGACAATTTCG AAAGAGAGGCGGCTCCTTCAAAACCGGCGCCTGGACTTGGATGCCTGCAAAGCACGGCTGAAGAAGGCCAAGGCTGCAGAAGCTAAAGCCACG CTCTGGAATGATGAGGTGGACAAG GCTGAGCAGGAGCTCCGAGTGGCTCAGACAGAGTTTGACCGGCAGGCAGAAGTGACCCGTCTCCTACTGGAGGGCATCAGTAGCACTCAC GTGAACCACCTCCGCTGCCTCCACGAGTTCGTGGAGTCTCAGACAACTTACTATGCGCAGTGCTACCGCCACATGCTGGACTTGCAGAAACAGTTGGGCAG CTCCCAGGGAGCCAT ATTTCCAGGCACCTTTGTGGGCACCACGGAGcccgcctccccacccctcagcaGCACGTCACCCACCACCACCGCAGCCACAATGCCTATGGGACCCTCTGTGGCTGGCCTGGCCCCTCCAGCAGAGGCGGCTCTCTGCCTGGAAGAGGTGGCCCCACCTTCCAGCGGAACCCGGAAGGCCCGGGTTCTCTACGACTACGAGGCGGCCGATAGCAGTGAGCTGGCCCTGCTGGCTGATGAG CTCATCACTGTCTACAGCCTGCCTGGCATGGACCCCGACTGGCTCATTGGCGAGAGAGGCAACAGGAAGGGCAAGGTCCCTGTCACCTACTTGGAGCTGCTCAGCTAA
- the SH3GLB2 gene encoding endophilin-B2 isoform X1, with protein sequence MDFNMKKLASDAGIFFTRAVQFTEEKFGQAEKTELDAHFENLLARADSTKNWTEKILRQTEVLLQPNPSARVEEFLYEKLDRKVPSRVTGGELLAQYMAEAASELGPTTPYGKTLIKVAEAEKRLGAAERDFIHTASINFLTPLRNFLEGDWKTISKERRLLQNRRLDLDACKARLKKAKAAEAKATTVPDFQETRPRNYILSASASATLDDTSCPPSWASWKEDYPGGWSMPCIFLLPLNPSVTQARGCLSLPKDRKLWNDEVDKAEQELRVAQTEFDRQAEVTRLLLEGISSTHVNHLRCLHEFVESQTTYYAQCYRHMLDLQKQLGSSQGAIFPGTFVGTTEPASPPLSSTSPTTTAATMPMGPSVAGLAPPAEAALCLEEVAPPSSGTRKARVLYDYEAADSSELALLADELITVYSLPGMDPDWLIGERGNRKGKVPVTYLELLS encoded by the exons TTCACAGAGGAGAAATTCGGCCAGGCCGAGAAGACCGAGCTTGATGCCCACTTTGAAAACCTGCTGGCCCGGGCGGACAGCACCAAGAACTGGACAGAGAAAATCCTGCGGCAGACAGAGGTGCTGCTGCAGCCCAACCCCA GTGCCCGAGTGGAGGAGTTCCTGTATGAGAAGCTGGACAGGAAGGTGCCCTCCAGAGTCACCGGTGGGGAGCTGCTGGCTCAGTACATGGCAGAGGCAGCCAGTGAGCTGGGCCCCACCACCCCCTACG GGAAAACACTGATCAAGGTGGCAGAAGCAGAAAAGCGCCTAGGAGCTGCAGAGAGGGATTTTATCCACACAGCCTCCATCAACTTCCTCACACCCCTGCGCAACTTCCTGGAAGGGGACTGGAAGACAATTTCG AAAGAGAGGCGGCTCCTTCAAAACCGGCGCCTGGACTTGGATGCCTGCAAAGCACGGCTGAAGAAGGCCAAGGCTGCAGAAGCTAAAGCCACG ACGGTGCCTGACTTTCAGGAGACTAGACCTCGTAATTACATTCTCTCGGCCAGCGCCTCCGCG ACTCTGGATGACACTTCCTGCCCCCCTTCCTGGGCCTCGTGGAAGGAGGATTATCCCGGAGGGTGGAGCATgccctgtatttttcttttgccacTGAACCCCAGTGTGACTCAGGCCCGAGGCTGCCTTTCTCTGCCGAAGGACAGAAAG CTCTGGAATGATGAGGTGGACAAG GCTGAGCAGGAGCTCCGAGTGGCTCAGACAGAGTTTGACCGGCAGGCAGAAGTGACCCGTCTCCTACTGGAGGGCATCAGTAGCACTCAC GTGAACCACCTCCGCTGCCTCCACGAGTTCGTGGAGTCTCAGACAACTTACTATGCGCAGTGCTACCGCCACATGCTGGACTTGCAGAAACAGTTGGGCAG CTCCCAGGGAGCCAT ATTTCCAGGCACCTTTGTGGGCACCACGGAGcccgcctccccacccctcagcaGCACGTCACCCACCACCACCGCAGCCACAATGCCTATGGGACCCTCTGTGGCTGGCCTGGCCCCTCCAGCAGAGGCGGCTCTCTGCCTGGAAGAGGTGGCCCCACCTTCCAGCGGAACCCGGAAGGCCCGGGTTCTCTACGACTACGAGGCGGCCGATAGCAGTGAGCTGGCCCTGCTGGCTGATGAG CTCATCACTGTCTACAGCCTGCCTGGCATGGACCCCGACTGGCTCATTGGCGAGAGAGGCAACAGGAAGGGCAAGGTCCCTGTCACCTACTTGGAGCTGCTCAGCTAA